TGGCCACCCGGCAGGGGCTTGACCACCGGCCCCTGGTGCGGGGGCGGCGTGGTCTCGATCGGCGGCAGCGGTTCGCGCTCGCCCGGCTGCTGCACCGTACACGCGCCAAGACCCAGGGCCAAGGAGATCAGGGTCAAGCGGACGATGCTGTTCATGGAGGTGCTCTCTTATGAGTCGGGGCTGTCGATGGTCACATGCTGGGTGCCCTGGGTTGCAGTGGCCAACGGCGCGCTCTGGCCCTTCCACTCACCCTGGGTGGGCTGCCCGGCGCGGGAGACGCGGGCTACCAATTGGACTTCGGCGAAGTCCGACAGTTTCATCTGCGCCATCATCGCGTCGGCGTCCGACAGCTCCACTTCGATCGGCAGCTGCGCCACCGTCACCCGCTTGGCCGCCAACGGCATGGGCGGGCCCTTGACCGCGCGGGCGAAGATGAACACGGTGTCGTCCGGGCGCACCTTGTCCTTGAGCGCCGCGGCCAGTTCGACCCGTACTTTCAGGCGCGCCGCCTCGACAACCTTGCCGCCGCCGGCCTTGAGCCTGTCGGCGGCGCGGTCGATACCGCCCTGCAGCGCGGCGCGCGAGGCGTCGCCCTCGGGCAGTTGCGCCAGCAGGCGCTGCCAGTAGTCGATGGCCTCCTGGAAACGCTCGCCCTCGAAGGCGGCAATACCGCGCAGGCCCAGGCTGGTGACTTCACGCGGGTCGGCCTTCAGGGCTTCGTCGGTGAGCGCCTGCAACTGCGTCGACCACTGCTTGTCGGCGGCAAAGTACAGCGCCTGGGCCCATTGCCCGAGCAGCTCGGGCTGGCGCCCGGCCAGGCTCACCGCGCGTTCGAAAGCCTTGGCCGCGTCCGCCGGGCGCTGTTCGGCCATGTAGGCACGACCGAGGAAGTACAGCCCTTCTGCCGAATCTGGCTGGGCCTGTACCGCACGCTCCAGGCGCGTGGTCATCTCTGCCATCGATTGCGGCGCATGGGCGAACTCCTGGGTCAGTGCCACCTTGTCAGCGGCACCGAAGTGCAGGTACAGCCCCAACGCCATGGCCGGCACCAGGATCGCCGCCAGCAGCGGGATGACCTTGCCCAGGTGGCCCTGGCGGGCCAGGTCGTGGCGCTCGGTATCGGCCAGCAGTTCGCGGGCCGCCTCGTCGCGGCCCTTGGCCAGCTGTTGTGCATCGAGCACACCGGCGGCCTGCTGGGCGGCCAGCTCGGCGACACGCTCCTGGTACAGCGCCACGTTGAGGGCGGTACGGTCCTGTTCGGCCTGCTGGCGACGATGGCCGCGCAGGATCGGCAACAGCAGGAAAGCCAGGGCGGCGAGCAGCAGCAGGCCCGCGCTAAGCCAGAATTCAGTCATGGGTACGTTCTTTTTCCAACAGTTTGGCGAGACGCTCGCGTTCGTCGGCGGACAGTTCGGTGTTGCCGGCCACGGCTTGGCCGCGGCGCCGGCGGACGATCACCGCGAGCACCACGAAGCCCCCGGCCAGGAGGATCCCGGGGCCGAACCAGAGCAGCCAGGTGCGGCCGCTGAGCGCCGGCTTGTAGCGCACGAAATCGCCATAGCGGTCGACCATGAAGTCGACGATCTGCTGGTTGCTCTGGCCTTCGCCGAGCATGCGGAAGATCTCGCGGCGCAGGTCGGCGGCGATCGGCGCGTTGGAGTCGGCGATGTCCTGGTTCTGGCATTTCGGGCAACGCAGCTCCTTGGTCAGCTGCTGGTAGCGCTCACGCTCGGCTGCGTCGCGAAACTGATAGGTATCGATGGCGGCCTTGGCCATCCCGGCCAGGCCCAGCCCCAACACCACGGCGGCAAGCCAGCGCTTCATGGCCGGGCCTCGTCGACCAGGCCCTGGTACAGCGGCGCCAACTGCTCACGCCACACCGTGGCATCGACCACCCCGACATGCTTGTAGCGGATGATGCCCTTGGCGTCGATCAGGAAGGTTTCCGGCGCGCCGTACACGCCCAGGTCCAGGCCCAGCGTGCCCTGCGGATCGGCGATGTTCAACTGGTAGGGGTTGTGGAACTCAGCCAGCCATTTCAGCGCGGCGGCGTTGTCGTCCTTGTAGTTGACGCCATGGATCACCACCCCCTGTTCAGCCAGCTGGTTCAGGTAGGGGTGCTCGACCTTGCACGATGGGCACCAGGTGCCCCACACGTTGACCAGTGCCGGGCGCCCCAGCAGGTCGGCCTGGGTCAGGTTGCGCTCGCCCTGCACCGTGGCCAGCGAGAACGCCGGGAACGGCTTGCCGATCATCGCCGAGGGCAACTCGTCGGGCTTGAGGAACAACCCCTTGTAGAGAAAGACCGCCACCAGCAGGAACACCGCCAGTGGCACTACCATGATCCAACGCTTCATGCAGTTGCTCCAGACACGCCCAGGGCCTCACGCACCCGGGTCTTGACCTTGACGCGGTAGCGCCGGTCGAGGGCCGCCAGCAAACCGCCCAGGCCGGTCAGCAGACCGCCCAGCCAGATCCAGCGGACATAGGGTTTGATATGCACCCGCACCGCCCAGGCGCCGTTTTCCAGCGGCTCGCCCAGGGCGACGTACAGGTCGCGGGTGAAACCGGCATCGATGCCGGCCTCGGTCATCATCGACTGCTGCACGGTGTACAGGCGCTTTTCCGGGTGCAGCACCGACACTTCACGGCCCTCGCGCGAAACACGAATGGTGCCCTTGTCGGAAATGAAGTTCGGGCCTTCGAAGTGCCTGGCGCCCTCGAACAGGAAGTGATAGCCGCCCAGTTCGACGGTTTCACCCGGCGCCATGCGCAAGTCGCGCTCGGCGCTGTTGTTGCTCGACAACACCACGCCCAGGGCGCACACCACCAGCCCCAGGTGGGCCAGCTGCATGCCCCAGTAGCTGCGCGAGAGGCCACCCAGGCCCTTGGCCAGGCCCTTGTGCCGGGTCTTGTCGAGGATGTCGCGCACACCGCTGAGCACCACCCAGGCGGCCAGGGCGAACACGCTCAGGGCCGGCCAGTCGAAGTCGTCGACCAGCAGCCCGGCCAGCGGCGCCAGTACCGCGCTGCCGATCAGCACCGGGGTCAGCATGCCGGCCAGCCATTTGCCGGGGGTGTCCTTCCAGCGCACCACCACGCCAACGCCGAGCACCAGCATCAGCAACGCCATCAGCGGCAGGAACAACGCATCGAAGTAGGGCGGGCCGACCGACAGCTTGGCCCCGGTCAAGGCATCGAGCACCAGCGGGTACAGGGTGCCGAGCAGGATCATCGACGCCGCCACCACCAGCACCAGGTTGTTGGCCAGCAGCAGCGTCTCGCGCGACCACAGGGCGAAGCCCACCTGGCTCTTGACCACCGGCGCACGCAAGGCGAACAGGGTCAGCGAGCCGCCGACCACGAACAACAGGAAGATCAGGATGAAGATGCCGCGCGACGGATCGGCGGCAAATGCGTGCACCGAGGTCAATACGCCGGAGCGCACCAGGAAGGTGCCCAGCAGGCTCAACGAGAAGGCGGCGATGGCCAGCAGCACCGTCCAGCTCTTGAACACGCCACGTTTTTCGGTAACCGCCAGCGAGTGGATCAACGCGGTGCCCACCAGCCAGGGCATGAACGAGGCGTTTTCCACCGGGTCCCAGAACCACCAGCCACCCCAGCCCAGCTCGTAGTAGGCCCACCACGAGCCCAGGGTGATGCCCACGCCGAGGAAGGCCCAGGCGACGATGGTCCAGGGCCGCGACCAGCGTGCCCAGGCCGCGTCCAGGCGCCCGCCGAGCAGCGCGGCGATGGCGAAGGCGAAGGCCACCGAGAAGCCGACATAGCCCATGTACAGCATGGGTGGGTGGACGATCAGGCCAAAATCCTGCAACAGCGGGTTGAGGTCGCGACCATCGCCCGGTACCTGCGGCAGCAGGCGCGAGAACGGGTTGGAGGTGATGATCAGGAAGCTCAGGAAACCCACGCTGATCATGCCCATCACCGCCAGCACCCGGGCCAGCATCACCTGCGGCAACTGGCGCGAGAAGATCGACACGGCGAAGGTCCAGCCCCCCAGGATCATCGCCCACAACAGCAGCGAGCCCTCGTGGGCGCCCCACACGGCACTGAACTTGTAGTACCAGGGCAAGGCGCTGTTGGAGTTGCTGGCGACATAGGCGACCGAGAAGTTGTCGGTCATGAAGGCGTGGGTCAGGCAGGCGAAGGCAAACGCCAGGAAGGCGAACTGGCCCCACGCCGCCGGACGCGCCAGGCTCATCCACAGGCGGTCGCCGCGCCAGGCGCCGAGCAGCGGCACGGTGGCCTGCACGGCGGCGAAGCAGATCGCCAGGATCATCGCCAACTGGCCCAGCTCGGGAATCACCAGGGCTGCATTCATGGCTTGGCCTCCCCACCCGTGGCGGCCTGGCCGCTTTCCTTCAAGGCCTTGGTGACCTCAGGCGGCATGTATTTCTCGTCGTGCTTGGCCAGCACCTCGTCGGCCACCACTACGCCGTCGGCGTTGAGCTTGCCGAGGGCGACGATGCCCTGCCCTTCACGGAACAGGTCGGGGAGGATGCCGCGGTAGGTAATCGGCACCGACTTGGTATAGTCGGTCACCACGAAACGCACGTCCAGCGAGTCGGCCGAGCGCTGCACCGAGCCTTTCTCGACCATGCCGCCGGCACGGATGCGAGTGTCCAGCGGCGCCTCGCCGTTGGCGATCTGGGTCGGGGTGTAGAACAGGTTGATGTTCTGCTGCAGGGCGCTGAGGGCAAAGCCCACCGCCACGCCGACACCGGCCAGCAGGCCGAGGATGATGAACAGGCGTTTCTTGCGCTGCGGATTCACGGTTTGCTCTCCCGGCGCAGACGGCGCGCCTCTTCTTGCAGGTAGCGACGGCGGGCCAGCAGGGGCGCGGCGACATTGAGCGCCAGCACCGCCAGGCAGATGCCATAGGCCGACCAGACGTACAGGCCATGGTGCCCCATGGCCAGGAAATCACTGAAGGACGCGAAGCTCATCTGGCGGCCTCCCGGCCCAGGCTGTTCAACACTTCATCGCGCACCCAGCTGGCGCGGGCCTCGCGCTTGAGCACTTCGAGGCGCATGCGCAGCAACAGCACGGCGCCAAAGAAGCAATAGAAACCCAGCGCCGTAATCAGCAGCGGCGCCCACATTTGCACCGGCATCGCCGGCTTTTCGGTGAGGGTGAAGGTGGCGCCCTGGTGCAGGGTGTTCCACCACTGCACCGAGTACTTGATGATCGGGATGTTGACCACGCCGACGATCGCCAGCACCGCGCAGGCCTTGGCCGAGCTGTCGCGGTTGCTGATCGCCTGGCCCAGGGCGATGATGCCGAAATACAGGAACAGCAGGATCAGCATGGAGGTCAGGCGCGCGTCCCACACCCACCAACTGCCCCAGGTCGGCTTGCCCCAGATCGCCCCGGTCACCAGCGCCACCGCGGTCATCCAGGCGCCGATGGGCGCCGCGCATTGCAGCGCGACATCGGCCAGTTTCATTTTCCACACCAGCCCCACCACCCCGGCCACCGCCAGCAGCACATAGCAAGACTGCGCCAGCATCGCCGTGGGCACGTGGATATAGATGATGCGGAAACTGTTGCCCTGCTGGTAGTCCTGGGGGGCAAAGGCCAGGCCCCAGGTGATGCCGACCAGCAGCAACAGGATGGCGGAGACGGTCAGCCACGGCAGCATGCGGCCGCTGATGGCATAGAACCATTTGGGGGAACCCAGCTTGTGGAACCACGTCCAGCTAATTTTCATCAGGGTACATCCAGGGTATTGGCCGGGCTGCGGTGCCCGGGACTCGTTATTCGCCGACGCTGATCTTCAGCCCGGCCGCTATCGCAAAGGGTGCCAGTGTCACGGCCAGGGCAGTCAGGCTGGCAAGCCAGAGCAGATGACCGGTGGCCGGCATATTCTGCAATGCCGCCTGCAACGCACCACTGCCCAGGATCAATACAGGGATATACAACGGCAGAATCAGCAGCGCCAGCAGCAGGCCGCCGCGCTTGAGACCGACCGTCAGCGCCGCGCCCACCGCGCCAAGCAGGCTCAGCACCGGCGTGCCCAGCAGCAACGAGGCCAGCAGCACCGGCAGGCAACTGGCCGGCAGGCCGAGCATCAGCGCCAGCAGTGGCGCCAACAATACCAGCGCCAGCCCGGAAAAGATCCAGTGCGCCAGCACCTTGGCCAGCACCAGCATGGCCAGCGGATGGGGCGAGAGCACCCACTGTTCCAGCGAACCATCCTCGAAGTCGCTGCGAAACAGCCCGTCCAGCGACAACAGCACGGCCAGCAGGGCCGCGACCCAGACCAGCCCCGGCGACAAGGTTTGCAACAATTGTGTCTCGGGGCCGACCGCCAGGGGGAACAGCGCCACCACGATGGCGAAGAACACCAACGGGTTGGCCAGCTCCGCCGGGCGACGGAACAACAGGCGCGCCTCGCGGCGCAACAACAAAAGAAATACGCTCATGCCGCCCACTGCCCCAGGTTCAACTCGCGGTAGCCGCCCGGCTTGCGCGCAAGCGAGTGGTGGGTGGTCAGCACCACGGTACCGCCTTGCTCGCAATGGGCCGCCAAGTGCGCCTCCAATTGCGCCACGCCCTGTTTGTCGAGGGCGGTGAAGGGTTCGTCGAGGATCCATAGCGGCGGGCTGTCCAGGTACAACCGGGCCAGGGCCACACGACGCTGCTGGCCGGCGGACAGGGTATGGCTGGGAACATCCTCGAAGCCACGCAGGCCAACGGCCTGCAGCGCCTGCCAGATCGCCTCGCGCCCTGCGGGGCGGTGCAGCGCGCACAGCCAGGCGAGGTTTTCTTCCGGGGTCAGCAGGTCCTTGATCCCGGCGGCATGGCCGATCCACAGCAGGATGCTGGCCAGGGCGTGACGCTGCTCGGCCAGGGGCTGGCCATTGAACAGGATCTGCCCGGCGGTCGGCTGCATCAGCCCGGCCAGCAGGCGCAGCAGGCTGGTCTTGCCGCTGCCATTGGGGCCGGCGATCTGCAACATGTCGCCGGGACGCAGCTCGAAGTCCAACTGCTCGAACAGCAGCCGCCAGTCGCGCTCGCAGGCCAGGCCCGCGGCTTGGAGGTGAAGGGTCACGGTATCGCCTTATGCAATGTGGCCTTGCGCCCGGTAGCGATCGCAAGGCCTTGTCTCAAGTCGCCTCAAGCCCTGCCGTTATACTGGCAGTGGCGGGCAGGCGGCATTATTACACGCGGTGCCGCCCTGCCAAGAGGGCGGGTTCGACAGGTTGTATACAATCATGACTGAAATCAATAGTCTCGGCGCTCAAACTGCGGTAAGCCCCCAGGTGGCCAAGGCCGCCATGACCGGCGAACTGCTGCGCCTGCTGCAGGCCCAGCCAGGCTTGCTGCCGCCCGGCGAAAGCGCCGAGGCCGAGGTGGTGAGCCTGCGCCAGGTCGGCCCGGACTTCCAGTTGCTGCTGCGCCTGACCCAGGCCAATGGCAGCCAGAGCCAGGTACTGGCCAATGCCAGCCAGCCCCTGGCCCCTGGCAGCCAGATTATTGTCAGCCAGCCCGACAGCAACCGCCTGGCGGTCATGGTGCAACTGGGCAACGCCGCCAGCGTCGCCACCCTCACCCAACTCGACACCCGCCAGGTCCCGCTTGGCACCCTGTTGCAGGGCAAGGTCCTGACCAGCCAGGCGCTGCCTCCGGCGCCTGGCGAAACCACCAGTTTCCGCTCGCTGGTGAGCCTGCTCAACAGCAGCCAGGCCGGCGCCACCCTGGTCATCGACAGCCCGCGCCGGCTACCCCTGGGCAGCCTGCTCAGCGCCGTGGTGCAAGGCGACCAGGCCCTGCGTTTCGTGCCCCTGAGCGGTCGTCAGGACCAGCTGGCGGTCACCCAGCACCTGTCGACTCAACAAGCCCAGCAAGCCTCGCTGCCGGGGGTGCTCAACGTGCTGCAGCGCATCGCCAGCGCCCCGGATGCCGGTGTCGAATTGCGCGCCAGCGCCGAGCGCCTGCTCGCCAGCCTGCCCGACGCGCGGCAACTGGGGGATGCGAAGAACCTCG
The window above is part of the Pseudomonas muyukensis genome. Proteins encoded here:
- the ccmI gene encoding c-type cytochrome biogenesis protein CcmI, translating into MTEFWLSAGLLLLAALAFLLLPILRGHRRQQAEQDRTALNVALYQERVAELAAQQAAGVLDAQQLAKGRDEAARELLADTERHDLARQGHLGKVIPLLAAILVPAMALGLYLHFGAADKVALTQEFAHAPQSMAEMTTRLERAVQAQPDSAEGLYFLGRAYMAEQRPADAAKAFERAVSLAGRQPELLGQWAQALYFAADKQWSTQLQALTDEALKADPREVTSLGLRGIAAFEGERFQEAIDYWQRLLAQLPEGDASRAALQGGIDRAADRLKAGGGKVVEAARLKVRVELAAALKDKVRPDDTVFIFARAVKGPPMPLAAKRVTVAQLPIEVELSDADAMMAQMKLSDFAEVQLVARVSRAGQPTQGEWKGQSAPLATATQGTQHVTIDSPDS
- a CDS encoding cytochrome c-type biogenesis protein; translation: MKRWLAAVVLGLGLAGMAKAAIDTYQFRDAAERERYQQLTKELRCPKCQNQDIADSNAPIAADLRREIFRMLGEGQSNQQIVDFMVDRYGDFVRYKPALSGRTWLLWFGPGILLAGGFVVLAVIVRRRRGQAVAGNTELSADERERLAKLLEKERTHD
- a CDS encoding DsbE family thiol:disulfide interchange protein; this translates as MKRWIMVVPLAVFLLVAVFLYKGLFLKPDELPSAMIGKPFPAFSLATVQGERNLTQADLLGRPALVNVWGTWCPSCKVEHPYLNQLAEQGVVIHGVNYKDDNAAALKWLAEFHNPYQLNIADPQGTLGLDLGVYGAPETFLIDAKGIIRYKHVGVVDATVWREQLAPLYQGLVDEARP
- a CDS encoding heme lyase CcmF/NrfE family subunit, whose product is MIPELGQLAMILAICFAAVQATVPLLGAWRGDRLWMSLARPAAWGQFAFLAFAFACLTHAFMTDNFSVAYVASNSNSALPWYYKFSAVWGAHEGSLLLWAMILGGWTFAVSIFSRQLPQVMLARVLAVMGMISVGFLSFLIITSNPFSRLLPQVPGDGRDLNPLLQDFGLIVHPPMLYMGYVGFSVAFAFAIAALLGGRLDAAWARWSRPWTIVAWAFLGVGITLGSWWAYYELGWGGWWFWDPVENASFMPWLVGTALIHSLAVTEKRGVFKSWTVLLAIAAFSLSLLGTFLVRSGVLTSVHAFAADPSRGIFILIFLLFVVGGSLTLFALRAPVVKSQVGFALWSRETLLLANNLVLVVAASMILLGTLYPLVLDALTGAKLSVGPPYFDALFLPLMALLMLVLGVGVVVRWKDTPGKWLAGMLTPVLIGSAVLAPLAGLLVDDFDWPALSVFALAAWVVLSGVRDILDKTRHKGLAKGLGGLSRSYWGMQLAHLGLVVCALGVVLSSNNSAERDLRMAPGETVELGGYHFLFEGARHFEGPNFISDKGTIRVSREGREVSVLHPEKRLYTVQQSMMTEAGIDAGFTRDLYVALGEPLENGAWAVRVHIKPYVRWIWLGGLLTGLGGLLAALDRRYRVKVKTRVREALGVSGATA
- the ccmE gene encoding cytochrome c maturation protein CcmE; the encoded protein is MNPQRKKRLFIILGLLAGVGVAVGFALSALQQNINLFYTPTQIANGEAPLDTRIRAGGMVEKGSVQRSADSLDVRFVVTDYTKSVPITYRGILPDLFREGQGIVALGKLNADGVVVADEVLAKHDEKYMPPEVTKALKESGQAATGGEAKP
- the ccmD gene encoding heme exporter protein CcmD → MSFASFSDFLAMGHHGLYVWSAYGICLAVLALNVAAPLLARRRYLQEEARRLRRESKP
- a CDS encoding heme ABC transporter permease, with the translated sequence MKISWTWFHKLGSPKWFYAISGRMLPWLTVSAILLLLVGITWGLAFAPQDYQQGNSFRIIYIHVPTAMLAQSCYVLLAVAGVVGLVWKMKLADVALQCAAPIGAWMTAVALVTGAIWGKPTWGSWWVWDARLTSMLILLFLYFGIIALGQAISNRDSSAKACAVLAIVGVVNIPIIKYSVQWWNTLHQGATFTLTEKPAMPVQMWAPLLITALGFYCFFGAVLLLRMRLEVLKREARASWVRDEVLNSLGREAAR
- the ccmB gene encoding heme exporter protein CcmB, with translation MSVFLLLLRREARLLFRRPAELANPLVFFAIVVALFPLAVGPETQLLQTLSPGLVWVAALLAVLLSLDGLFRSDFEDGSLEQWVLSPHPLAMLVLAKVLAHWIFSGLALVLLAPLLALMLGLPASCLPVLLASLLLGTPVLSLLGAVGAALTVGLKRGGLLLALLILPLYIPVLILGSGALQAALQNMPATGHLLWLASLTALAVTLAPFAIAAGLKISVGE
- the ccmA gene encoding cytochrome c biogenesis heme-transporting ATPase CcmA produces the protein MTLHLQAAGLACERDWRLLFEQLDFELRPGDMLQIAGPNGSGKTSLLRLLAGLMQPTAGQILFNGQPLAEQRHALASILLWIGHAAGIKDLLTPEENLAWLCALHRPAGREAIWQALQAVGLRGFEDVPSHTLSAGQQRRVALARLYLDSPPLWILDEPFTALDKQGVAQLEAHLAAHCEQGGTVVLTTHHSLARKPGGYRELNLGQWAA